The segment CGTCCTCCTGGAGGACCTCCTCGACCGGCACGGCCCCGTCCAGGTTCCGGGCTCACCCCCGTTGGAGTGAGGGTCACTTCGCGTCGGCGGCGATCTCCTCGCGCAACCGGGCGAAGCAGGCGCTGAGCAGCCGTGAGACGTGCATCTGAGAGATGCCCAGTTCCTCCGCTATCCGGCTCTGCGTCATCCCCGCGAAGAACCGCAGGTACAGGATCGTCCGTTCGCGTTCCGGCAGGGCCTTCAGACAGGGCGCCACGGCGACCCGGTCGACGACGGTGTCGTAACCCGGATCGGGGTCGCCGAGAGCGTCCTCGAGGGCGTAGCCGTCGGTGCCGGGCAGTTCCGCCTCCAGGGAGAGCGCCGAGAAGCACTCCAGCGCCTCCGCCCCGGTGCGCACCTCGTCCTCGGTCAGCTGCGCGTGCGCCGCGATCTCGGCGATGGTGGGGGGCCGCCCCGGGGTCGTCTGCGCCAGTTCCTTCGTGGAGCTGCGCACCCGGTTGCGCAGGTCCTGGACCCGGCGCGGCACGTGCAGGGTCCACATGTGATCGCGGAAGTGCCGCTTGATCTCACCGGTGATCGTCGGGACCGCGTACGCCTCGAAGGCGCGGCCGCGCTCGGGGTCGTAGTGTTCGACGGCCTTGACGAGTCCCAGGGCGGCGACCTGGTAGAGGTCCTCCAGGTTCTCGCCGCGTCCGCGGAACCGGACGGCGATCCGCTCGGCCATGGGCAGCCACAGGCGGACCAGTTCGTCCTTGAGTGCCCGGCGCTGCGGGCCGTCGGGCAGAGCGGCGAGCCGTTCGAAGGACTCGGCCGTGTCGGGGGCGTCGTCATGGGGGTGCTGCTTGGTTCTGACGGTGCTGCGCATCGCGCGTGCCTTCCCCAGAAGGATGCCGGTGGGGGCTCGGACACCGTGGGACTCACGCGCTCGGCGGACGGGAGAAGCCACCCGGAACCGGCCGCTCGGCGGTTCCCACGGACGTGCCTCCTGTCCGAAGCACTCCTTCCGGATTCCCGGGATGCCCGTGATTAAAACGGTTTCTCCTATTTATTCGGATCGGCGATCCGTGCGGCTGCCCGTCCGGGCTTTCCGTCCGGCTCGACCGTGACCCTCCGTTGGGGTGATTACCTCCCGGATACCTGCTCCGCGAGACCGACCCGGGCGACCGGCGCGCCGCCCGGCTGCTGCTCACCGAGGCGGCCGAGGCCCGGCTGCGGGCCTGGCAGGAACGGCGCGCCGCACTGGTCGGCCGGCAGGTCGCCCGTCTCGACCCCGCCTGCCGGGAGGCCCTGCGCGCGGCACTCCCGGCCCTGCGCGTGCTCGCCGTCACCCTCCACGAGGAGGCCGAGGAACCATGACGAACGACAGCGGCGGTACGCCGGACGCCCTCGCGTGCACCGGGCTGGCGTAGGCCTTCGGCGGCACCCGGGCGGTCGACGGGCTCGACCTGACCGTCCGGGAGGGCGAGGTCTTCGGCCTGCTCGGGCCCTACGGCGCGGGCAAGACCACCGCAATCCGCTGCGTCACGACCCTGCTGCCGGTCCCCCCGGGCATGGTCCGCGTCTTCGGCCACGACGCCGCCGGGGACCGGACGGCCGTACGGCGGCTGCTCGGATATGTCCCCCAGCAGCTGGCCGCCGACTCGGGCCTCACCGGCCGCGAGAACGTCTCCCTGTTCGCCCGCGTCTTCGGCGTGTCCCGGCGCGAGCGGGCCGCACGGGGCGCCCAGACCCTGGGCGCCGTCGGCCTGACGGACGCCGCCGACCGGCTGGCCGGCACCTGCTCCGGGGGGCATGGTCCGGCGGCGCGAACTCGCCCAGGCGCTGGTCAGTGCCCCGCGGCTGCTGATCCTGGACGAGCCGACGATCGGACTCGACCCGATCGCCCGAACGGGTGTCCGGGACCACATCACCGCCGTGCGCGAGGCCACCGGCATGACCGTCCTGGTGACCACGCACTCCATGGACGAGGCCGACCGGTACTGAGACCGGGTCGCGCTGATGCACCGCGGCCGCGTCCGCGCCCTCGGCACCCCGCTCGAACTCCGGCAGGGGTATCCAGATCATCTGGGAGCGGGGCGCCGGTGTCCTCAACAGACTGCTGGTCACGCCCACTCCGCGGGCCGCGCTGATCATCGGCAAGGCGTTCGCGGCCGGGGTGAAGTCGGTCGTCCGGGCGGTCGTCGTGGTCGTCATCGCCGCGGCCTCCTCGCTGCTGGGCCGGCCGGCCCGCTGATCTTGCCGGCGGCGGCTGCCGGGGCGCGGCCGGGAACGTGATGTGCGGCACGCCGCCCGCGAGCCGTCGCGCGCTCCGTCGGGGGATTCTTCCTGCGCACGGCTTGATCAGCGATCAAAGGGGATGAATTCCCTGGCCACAGCGCATTCTGCTCATTTGACAGTGCGATCGGCGCACGGATAGGAAGCAGCCGGTAGAAGTCGAGAGGTGGACTGTGTACGAGCCGAACGTGGTCGGGGACTGGCATGAGTACGACGCGTATGCCGGTCTGCGGGTCCGCGTCCACCGTCTGGAGCAGAGCGAGCCGCCCAGGGGACGCGACGACGCCGCCGAGGGGCTGACGTACTTCTGCCTGCGCGTGACCGTCGAGAACCGGGGCGCGAAGCACGCCACGATCCACCTCGAGGACGGCCAGATCGACGTGCGGCTGGGCCAGGAGGGCGAGAGCGCCTTCATCGACTGGCGCAACTCGCAGTTCATCGAGGGCTTCGACGTCTACCCGCTGCGCCGGGCCACCGCCGTGCTGTACGCGGCGGGACCGGAG is part of the Streptomyces asoensis genome and harbors:
- a CDS encoding SigB/SigF/SigG family RNA polymerase sigma factor — encoded protein: MRSTVRTKQHPHDDAPDTAESFERLAALPDGPQRRALKDELVRLWLPMAERIAVRFRGRGENLEDLYQVAALGLVKAVEHYDPERGRAFEAYAVPTITGEIKRHFRDHMWTLHVPRRVQDLRNRVRSSTKELAQTTPGRPPTIAEIAAHAQLTEDEVRTGAEALECFSALSLEAELPGTDGYALEDALGDPDPGYDTVVDRVAVAPCLKALPERERTILYLRFFAGMTQSRIAEELGISQMHVSRLLSACFARLREEIAADAK